One genomic segment of Mycolicibacterium psychrotolerans includes these proteins:
- the topA gene encoding type I DNA topoisomerase, translating into MADADRDRGGNGRVRRLVIVESPTKARKIAGYLGSNYIVESSRGHIRDLPRNAADVPAKYKSEPWARLGVNVEHNFEPLYIISPEKKSTVAELKDLLKNVDELYLATDGDREGEAIAWHLLETLKPRIPVKRMVFHEITEPAIRAAAEDPRDLDNALVDAQETRRILDRLYGYEVSPVLWKKVAPKLSAGRVQSVATRIIVQRERERMAFRSAGYWDVTAELDASVSDEQASPPTFTAKLNTVDGRRVASGRDFDSLGGLKKPDEVRVLDEAAANALAAGLRGAQLQVASVEQKPYTRRPYPPFMTSTLQQEAGRKLRFSSERTMSIAQRLYENGYITYMRTDSTTLSQSAIDAARNQARQLYGEEYVHPSPRQYTRKVKNAQEAHEAIRPAGDVFQTPGQLHAALDTDEFRLYELIWQRTVASQMADARGTTLSLRIAGQATGGEQVVFNASGRTITFAGFLKAYVESLDEQAGGEADDAESRLPNLTQGQRVDAKDLTADGHTTSPPARYTEASLIKALEDLGIGRPSTYSSIIKTIQDRGYVHKKGSALVPSWVAFAVIGLLEQHFARLVDYDFTAAMEDELDEIAAGNERRTNWLNNFYFGGEHGVDGSIARAGGLKKLVGGNLEEIDAREVNSIKLFDDAEGRAVNVRVGRNGPYLERMIVGEDGEPTPQRANLNDDLTPDELTLELVEKLFATPQEGRSLGVDPETGHEIVAKDGRYGPYVTEVLPEPPDDGEAGSTAKKGKKPTGPKPRTGSLLRSMDLETVTLEDALKLLSLPRVVGVDPASGEEITAQNGRYGPYLKRGTDSRSLATEEQMFDITLDEALKIYSEPKRRGRQGAATPPLRELGTDPVSEKPMVIKDGRFGPYVTDGETNASLRKGDDVMSITDARASELLADRRARGPVKKKAPAKKAAKKTAAKKAPAKKAAKKA; encoded by the coding sequence GTGGCTGACGCAGACCGCGACCGCGGTGGCAACGGCAGAGTCCGGCGACTCGTCATAGTCGAGTCGCCTACCAAGGCGCGCAAAATCGCTGGTTATCTCGGTTCCAACTACATCGTCGAGTCGTCCCGCGGACACATCCGCGACCTGCCGCGCAACGCGGCCGACGTGCCCGCGAAGTACAAATCCGAGCCCTGGGCCCGTCTCGGGGTCAACGTCGAGCACAACTTCGAGCCGCTCTACATCATCAGCCCGGAGAAGAAGAGCACCGTTGCCGAGCTGAAGGACCTGCTCAAGAACGTCGACGAGCTCTATCTGGCCACCGACGGTGACCGCGAGGGCGAGGCCATCGCGTGGCATCTGCTGGAGACGCTCAAGCCCCGCATCCCCGTCAAGCGGATGGTGTTCCACGAGATCACCGAGCCGGCGATCCGCGCGGCCGCCGAAGACCCCCGCGATCTGGACAACGCCCTGGTCGACGCCCAGGAGACGCGCCGCATCCTCGACCGTCTCTACGGCTACGAGGTCAGCCCCGTGCTGTGGAAGAAGGTCGCGCCGAAGCTGTCGGCGGGCCGGGTGCAGTCCGTCGCGACGCGCATCATCGTCCAGCGCGAACGCGAGCGGATGGCGTTCCGCAGCGCCGGGTACTGGGACGTCACCGCGGAACTGGACGCCAGCGTCTCCGACGAGCAGGCCAGTCCGCCGACCTTCACCGCCAAGCTGAACACCGTCGACGGCCGCCGGGTCGCGAGCGGCCGTGACTTCGACTCGCTGGGCGGACTCAAGAAGCCCGACGAGGTCCGTGTCCTCGACGAGGCGGCGGCGAACGCCCTGGCCGCCGGTCTGCGCGGGGCACAGCTGCAGGTGGCCTCGGTCGAGCAGAAGCCGTACACCCGCCGGCCGTACCCGCCGTTCATGACCTCGACGCTGCAGCAGGAGGCGGGCCGCAAGCTGCGGTTCTCCTCCGAACGCACGATGAGCATCGCGCAGCGGCTGTACGAGAACGGCTACATCACCTACATGCGCACCGACTCGACGACACTGTCGCAGTCGGCGATCGATGCCGCCCGCAACCAGGCGCGTCAGCTCTACGGCGAGGAGTACGTGCACCCGTCGCCGCGTCAGTACACCCGCAAGGTGAAGAACGCCCAGGAGGCGCACGAGGCCATCCGCCCCGCCGGCGACGTCTTCCAGACGCCGGGCCAGCTGCACGCCGCGCTGGACACCGACGAGTTCCGGCTCTACGAGCTGATCTGGCAGCGCACCGTGGCCTCGCAGATGGCCGACGCGCGCGGCACCACCCTGAGCCTGCGCATCGCGGGCCAGGCCACGGGCGGCGAGCAGGTGGTGTTCAACGCCAGCGGCCGCACGATCACGTTCGCCGGGTTCCTCAAGGCCTACGTGGAGAGCCTCGACGAGCAGGCCGGCGGCGAGGCCGACGACGCCGAGAGCCGGCTGCCGAACCTGACCCAGGGTCAGCGCGTCGACGCCAAAGACCTGACCGCCGACGGGCACACCACCAGTCCGCCCGCCCGCTACACCGAGGCCTCGTTGATCAAGGCGCTCGAAGACCTGGGCATCGGCCGGCCGTCGACCTACAGCTCGATCATCAAGACGATCCAGGACCGCGGCTACGTCCACAAGAAGGGCAGCGCGCTGGTTCCGTCGTGGGTCGCGTTCGCGGTCATCGGACTGCTGGAGCAACACTTCGCGCGGCTGGTGGACTACGACTTCACCGCGGCGATGGAAGACGAGCTCGACGAGATCGCGGCGGGCAACGAGCGAAGGACCAACTGGCTCAACAACTTCTACTTCGGCGGCGAGCACGGGGTGGACGGCTCGATCGCGCGGGCCGGCGGGTTGAAGAAGCTGGTGGGCGGCAATCTCGAGGAGATCGACGCCCGAGAGGTCAACTCCATCAAGCTGTTCGACGATGCCGAGGGTCGGGCGGTCAACGTCCGCGTGGGCCGCAACGGCCCGTACCTGGAACGCATGATCGTCGGGGAAGACGGTGAGCCGACCCCGCAGCGCGCCAACCTCAACGACGACCTGACGCCCGACGAGCTGACCCTCGAGCTCGTCGAAAAGCTTTTCGCCACACCGCAAGAGGGCCGTTCCCTGGGCGTCGATCCGGAGACCGGGCACGAGATCGTCGCCAAGGACGGCCGCTACGGTCCGTACGTCACGGAGGTCCTGCCCGAACCTCCCGACGATGGCGAGGCCGGATCGACGGCGAAGAAGGGCAAGAAGCCGACGGGACCCAAGCCGCGCACCGGTTCGCTGCTGCGCTCCATGGATCTGGAGACGGTGACGCTCGAGGACGCGCTGAAGCTGCTGTCGCTGCCCCGCGTGGTCGGGGTGGACCCGGCCAGCGGTGAGGAGATCACCGCGCAGAACGGCCGCTACGGCCCGTACCTCAAGCGCGGCACCGACTCTCGCTCGCTGGCCACCGAGGAGCAGATGTTCGACATCACGCTCGACGAGGCGCTGAAGATCTACTCCGAGCCGAAGCGGCGTGGCAGGCAGGGCGCGGCGACGCCACCGCTGCGCGAGCTGGGCACCGACCCGGTGTCGGAGAAGCCGATGGTGATCAAGGACGGCCGCTTCGGCCCCTACGTCACCGACGGCGAGACCAACGCGAGCCTGCGCAAGGGCGACGACGTCATGTCGATCACCGACGCGCGGGCCTCGGAATTGTTGGCCGACCGCCGCGCTCGTGGCCCGGTGAAGAAGAAGGCTCCGGCGAAGAAGGCAGCCAAGAAGACGGCGGCCAAGAAGGCACCGGCCAAGAAAGCTGCCAAGAAGGCCTGA
- a CDS encoding adenylate/guanylate cyclase domain-containing protein, translating to MAAEAIQMGRISAFVRWVARTPWPVFTLGMLQADIIGALLVLGFLRFGLPPEDRIQLQDLPTYNLSIFLAYLFVSFTVASYLTLRMLIPVMRWQRRDMLLGDRDPADTEVARMRALRMPFYRSVISATNWLLGSVVFIVASWPVASKSAPVVAVATGLGATATAIIGYLQSERVLRPVAVAALRGGVPEKFHAPGVILRQVLTWVLSTGVPLVAILLALVASKFDILNAPADRVITTILLLAIVALVIGLAGTVLVAMSIADPLRQLRWALGEVQRGNYNAHMQIYDASELGLLQAGFNDMVRDLAERQRLRDLFGRYVGEDVARRALERGTELGGQERDVAVLFVDLVGSTHLAATIPAAEVVNLLNDFFRVVVDTVNRHGGFVNKFQGDAALAIFGAPIEHPDASGAALAASRELHDELIEVLGETEFGIGVSAGRAIAGHIGAQARFEYTVIGDPVNEAARLTELAKLEKGHVLASAIAVSEALDAEALCWDVGETVNLRGRTAPTQLARPVHLVTPDSVEREVSSDVSKSAR from the coding sequence GTGGCAGCCGAAGCGATCCAGATGGGGCGAATCAGTGCATTCGTCCGCTGGGTCGCGCGCACGCCCTGGCCGGTGTTCACCCTCGGCATGCTGCAGGCCGACATCATCGGCGCCCTGCTCGTGCTCGGCTTCCTGCGCTTCGGGCTACCCCCCGAGGACCGCATTCAGCTGCAGGACCTGCCCACCTACAACCTGTCGATCTTCCTCGCCTACCTGTTCGTGTCGTTCACTGTGGCGTCGTACCTGACGCTGCGGATGCTGATCCCGGTGATGCGCTGGCAGCGCCGCGACATGCTGCTCGGCGACCGCGACCCCGCCGACACCGAGGTCGCGCGCATGCGGGCGCTGCGGATGCCGTTCTACCGCTCGGTGATCAGCGCGACGAACTGGCTGCTCGGATCCGTGGTGTTCATCGTCGCGAGCTGGCCGGTGGCCAGCAAGTCCGCGCCGGTGGTGGCCGTGGCGACGGGCCTTGGAGCCACCGCGACCGCGATCATCGGCTACCTGCAGTCCGAGCGGGTGCTGCGGCCGGTTGCGGTGGCCGCGCTGCGCGGCGGCGTGCCGGAGAAATTCCACGCCCCCGGCGTCATCCTGCGCCAGGTGCTGACGTGGGTGCTGTCCACCGGGGTGCCACTGGTGGCGATCCTGCTGGCGCTGGTGGCCAGCAAGTTCGACATCCTCAACGCGCCCGCCGACCGGGTGATCACGACGATCCTGCTGCTGGCCATCGTCGCGCTGGTGATCGGGCTGGCGGGCACCGTGCTGGTCGCGATGTCGATCGCCGACCCGCTGCGCCAGCTGCGCTGGGCGCTCGGTGAGGTGCAGCGGGGCAACTACAACGCCCACATGCAGATCTACGACGCCAGTGAGCTGGGCCTGCTGCAGGCCGGCTTCAACGACATGGTGCGCGACCTCGCTGAGCGGCAGCGCCTGCGCGACCTGTTCGGCCGCTACGTCGGCGAGGACGTCGCCCGCCGGGCGCTGGAGCGCGGCACCGAACTCGGCGGCCAGGAACGCGACGTGGCGGTGCTGTTCGTCGACCTGGTCGGGTCGACGCATCTGGCCGCCACCATCCCCGCCGCCGAGGTCGTCAACCTGCTCAACGACTTCTTCCGCGTGGTCGTCGACACCGTGAACCGGCACGGCGGGTTCGTCAACAAGTTCCAGGGTGACGCGGCGCTGGCGATCTTCGGCGCCCCGATCGAACACCCCGACGCGTCCGGGGCGGCGCTGGCCGCCTCCCGGGAACTGCACGACGAGCTGATCGAGGTGCTCGGCGAAACCGAGTTCGGCATCGGCGTGTCCGCCGGGCGGGCGATCGCCGGCCACATCGGCGCGCAGGCCCGCTTCGAATACACCGTGATCGGGGACCCGGTCAACGAGGCCGCCCGGCTCACCGAGCTGGCGAAGCTGGAGAAGGGCCATGTGCTGGCGTCGGCGATCGCGGTCAGCGAGGCGCTCGACGCCGAGGCGCTGTGCTGGGACGTCGGGGAGACCGTGAACCTGCGCGGCCGCACCGCGCCGACGCAGCTCGCCCGCCCGGTGCACCTGGTGACGCCCGACAGCGTCGAGCGCGAGGTCAGCAGCGACGTGTCGAAGTCGGCGCGCTAG
- a CDS encoding DNA polymerase III subunit delta' — protein MAGVFSRLVGQDAVEAELTAAARAARGDSAHSGGPGEVGTMTHAWLITGPPGSGRSVAALCFAAALQCTSDGVPGCGECRACTTTMAGTHADVRRIIPEGLSIGVDAMRTIVQIASRRPGTGRWQIVVIEDADRLTEGAANALLKVVEEPPPSTVFLLCAPSVDPEDIAITLRSRCRHVALVTPGVDAIARVLVDTDGLPEAEAAWAASVSGGHVGRARRLATDEQARERRRRALGLARDAATPSRAYAAAEELVATAEAEARALTEDRNEVETEELRTALGAGGTGKGTAGTMRGAAGALKDLERRQKSRQTRASRDALDRALIDLATYFRDALLIASGAADVAPNHPDMRDKVAAMAGHASPAALLRCIEAVLECREALAVNVKPKFAVDAMVGTVGQALRG, from the coding sequence ATGGCCGGTGTTTTCTCGCGTCTTGTGGGCCAAGACGCCGTCGAGGCGGAGCTCACCGCTGCTGCGCGGGCAGCCCGCGGTGATTCCGCTCACAGCGGGGGTCCCGGTGAGGTGGGCACCATGACGCACGCCTGGCTGATCACGGGTCCGCCGGGGTCGGGGCGCTCGGTGGCCGCGCTGTGCTTCGCGGCCGCGCTGCAGTGCACCTCCGACGGCGTGCCGGGCTGCGGGGAGTGCCGGGCCTGCACGACGACGATGGCGGGCACCCACGCCGACGTCCGCCGGATCATCCCCGAGGGGCTCTCGATCGGGGTGGACGCTATGCGCACGATCGTGCAGATCGCGTCGCGCCGGCCCGGGACGGGCCGCTGGCAGATAGTCGTCATCGAGGACGCCGACCGGCTCACCGAGGGCGCCGCCAATGCGCTGCTGAAGGTCGTGGAGGAGCCGCCGCCGTCGACGGTGTTCCTGCTGTGCGCGCCGTCGGTGGATCCCGAGGACATCGCGATCACGCTGCGTTCGCGCTGCCGCCACGTCGCGCTGGTGACGCCCGGAGTGGACGCGATCGCGCGAGTACTGGTCGACACCGACGGTCTGCCGGAGGCCGAGGCGGCCTGGGCGGCGTCGGTGAGCGGCGGGCACGTCGGCCGGGCGCGCCGGCTGGCCACCGACGAGCAGGCCAGGGAGCGGCGCCGGCGGGCGCTGGGACTGGCCCGGGACGCGGCGACCCCGTCGCGGGCCTACGCCGCGGCCGAGGAGCTGGTGGCCACCGCGGAAGCCGAGGCCCGGGCGCTGACCGAGGACCGCAACGAGGTCGAGACCGAGGAGTTGCGCACCGCGCTGGGCGCCGGCGGCACCGGCAAGGGCACCGCGGGCACGATGCGCGGGGCCGCCGGGGCGCTCAAGGACCTGGAGAGACGGCAGAAGTCCCGCCAGACGCGCGCGTCGCGCGATGCGCTGGATCGGGCGCTCATCGACCTCGCCACCTACTTCCGCGACGCGCTGCTGATCGCCTCCGGGGCGGCCGACGTCGCCCCCAACCACCCCGATATGCGGGACAAGGTCGCGGCGATGGCCGGGCACGCATCGCCCGCCGCACTGCTGCGGTGCATCGAGGCTGTGCTCGAGTGCCGTGAGGCGCTGGCGGTCAACGTCAAGCCGAAGTTCGCCGTCGACGCCATGGTCGGCACCGTCGGGCAGGCGTTGCGCGGCTGA